The following proteins are co-located in the Callospermophilus lateralis isolate mCalLat2 chromosome 8, mCalLat2.hap1, whole genome shotgun sequence genome:
- the Areg gene encoding amphiregulin: MRTPLLPQAPVVLLLLILGSGHHAIGLDLNDTDSGKGEPLSKNHSTSGPEVASRNETTPGIEISPVTETPSSTEVSSGTDYDYLEYDAELQISGYIVDDSVRVEQVIKPKKNKTESEKTSDKPKRKKKGGKSGKNRRNKKKKNPCDAEFQNFCIHGECKYIENLEAVTCKCHHDYFGERCGEKSMKTHSMGDRDFSKVALAAIAAFVSATSFTAVAVVITVQLRKRYFREFEEEAEEQKKLQQENGHAHSIA, translated from the exons ATGAGAACTccgctgctgcctcaggcgccggtGGTGCTGTTGCTCTTGATCCTCGGCTCAG GCCATCATGCTATTGGATTGGATCTCAATGACACTGACTCTGggaaaggggaaccattgtccaagAACCATAGTACTAGTGGACCTGAGGTTGCTTCAAGAAATGAGACGACCCCAGGAATTGAGATTTCCCCTGTGACTGAAACGCCTTCTAGTACTGAAGTGTCCTCAGGAACTGACTATGACTATTTAGAATATGATGCTGAACTACAAATATCTGGCTACATTGTGGATGATTCAGTCAGAG ttgAACAGGTAATTAAgcccaagaaaaacaaaacagaaagtgaaaagacttcagataaacccaaaagaaagaaaaagggagggaaaagtggaaaaaatagaagaaacaaaaagaagaaaaatccatGTGATGCAGAATTTCAAAATTTCTGCATTCATGGAGAATGCAAATATATAGAGAATCTGGAGGCAGTAACATGCAa GTGTCATCATGATTATTTTGGTGAACGGTGTGGAGAAAAATCCATGAAGACTCACAGCATGGGTGACAGAGATTTCTCAAAAGTTGCGTTAGCAGCTATAGCTGCCTTTGTCTCTGCTACAAGcttcacagctgttgctgttgttATTACAGTCCA GCTTCGAAAAAGATACTTCAGAGAATTTGAAGAAGAAGCAGAAGAACAAAAGAAACTTCAACAAGAAAATGGACATGCACATTCTATAGCATAA